The DNA sequence TATCTTGCTCTTCCACCATCGTCCTTTACCATCAAAAGTTTCTCAATACAACTTGCAGCATAAGAGTGAACAACATTTGACTCTGCATGAAGGAACCGAATCAAATCTGGAAAAAATTGCAATGCCATAGGCTTTGGTATGTGATTCCTGAACATTGTGAAAAACTTCAATGCACCGGCCTTGAGCATCGGAAACCCATTGACATCCTGACTCTGCAATTCTGGAGCAATTACTGTCCCAAAGAAGTTCTGAACATCAACAAGATCAGTCGAAACAGAAGTACCACCAGCCTTCTTAATAGCAAGTGATACAACCAAGTATATAGCACAATCCTTATCCTTCCAATTCGCAACTGGGTTTGTAGCAAAAGAGCTTAGCAAACTCTGTATCTGTAGAGAAACCAAATTGGTAACCTGTTGTTTATAATTGCTAGCGATCCCTTTAAGAAGCTCACATGCAATCCTCCTCCTAGTATCGAGATCACTACCCTCCATATCCCTCCTGATGAACTCAATAAAGTTCATTTCAAATagttcctcatcctcctccctCAGTCTCACATTAGGGATCACAATGCCCTGACAAATCTGTGGTATCACACCCTCAGCAGCAAAAAGATTATGATGCACACTTGTGCTAACTGTGGTCAAGAACTTAATAGCTGTAACAGCCAACTGATCACGGCTCGACACGTGAGACACATTCACCAATAATTGCCAGACAGCGAGTGCAAAATCATTCAAGTACACCTgaaattcttcctcattcttttcCATGTAAAGGTTAATATTCTCGCAAACAGCTGCACGCAACCCATCGACCAGCGCAAGCCCATTAGCGCTACTCTCCAGCGCTGGATAACTAGTGGTTAAATATTTTTTCATCTCAGTCATCCACTCCTTCATATGGTCCTCAAAAAACTCAGGCAACTCTTGAAAATTCAATGAGTAGAAAATCCTACAGCACAATCTCTGTGACTCAAAAAGGGGCTTAAGCACCACGGCAGACCCTCCGGAATTAGCAGCAGACTCGATCAAGTTTgcagttttcatgaaaatttcCAAAAGGGGTGCGGCGAAATTATCCAAACAGTATTTCAAATCAAGCAAAAGATCATTGGTCTTGTACTGATAACGAAATTTCTTAAAAATGGAGTTGGCAGTGCCGAGAATACCGTTAATGGAGGCGTAGTCGCCAGCAAGCGAAGCCGCCCCAAGGCTGGAGATGAGCTCGGGGAGCAAAGCGGGCCACAACTTGGGGAAATCGTGCTTGCCAATGAGGACTAGGGCTTCACTGAGCTGCCCCTGAATCTTGGGTGTCGCGGAGAGCATGAGGGAGACGATGAGGCCCTTGATCTGGTCCTTCTCGGCGTCGGGGATGGGGGTCTCGTCGGAAGAGGAGTTGGGAGCCCATCGCGCCTTGAGGTGGTTTTTGAAGTTGACGGAAGCGGCCTGCCGGATCTGGTCATCAACGGTGGGCTCGGCGACGAGGCGGAGGACGGCGAGGCCGTAATTGGGGTGGAGGGATGCCTCGGAGAGTGAAGCCTCGGCGCGGCGGCGAGGCTCCGGGGATGGAGAGAGGGTGTGGAGGAAGCACTGAGAGAGGTGCTGTAGGGTTTCGGGGTTCCATTCCATTGTTGGGATGGAGCTCTCGCAGTATCTAGATTTTGGTTGGGTGGGGGGGACTAGGGTTTATGCGATGTGTGGAGATTTTGAATGTGAGCGAAAGGTGTTTGTGTAAataactgagagagagagagagaggagagggaaAATTAAATAGTCGGGGGGTTTAATTTAGGGATTTTTGGTCTGCGAGTGGAACTGTGGAAGAAAGCAGCAATGCTAGAAAAATGTGGAGATGCTTTTCCGCACCCTGATTATTCCCCTCTAAACGGCGGCGTTTGGCAGCCCTCAGGGCCAAGGCcattaattcataaattatatcAGAGGAAAATATGTCTTGAAAAGGGGAAGGGAAAAGATTTAGTGAAAttgttttcctaatatatacgATTTTGGGAGGATTATATCAgtttaaaatttcttttgtttccttTGCCAAAATAAAGAAGAGTAAATGAATAGTGGGAGGCCACCCCTTCCAGGCCAAGGTATACCACAAGTTTTTTTTAGGACTTAAAGTTTCTATAATTATTCgggtaaaaaaatgttttggatCTTATTTTCAGGCCATATTTAGCCCATACAATGAGCCAAGATTAGTACCTGAGACCCAATGTTGGGATCTAGTTGCTGATGTTGTCGACCAAGGAAAGgtcaatgattatttttttatcgGACGGCCCACGTGGTTGAACTGTCAACCAACggtcaaattcaattttttttttttttttaaaccaagtTTGTAAATCCATTAAATTTAATAGTTGAGAATTGAGATCGAATATGCGCAAATATAACAAGACAATGATAATTGAATTTGACCAACCTCATTTGTTTGAATGGGACTTATAATTTgtatatgtttgttttttaaaagGTACGATGAAAATCTTACAAAGGGATATGCTACACTATTGTAAGTTTAATTGAAACTTAATCGAAAATTTCAACCGATCGAAAGTAAAAGGATTAGCCACACCTCAACACCTCCTCAACTATTTATTAATGAATGAAATGGCTATTTGTTTACCAAAGTGGGCTAATACCCTGTTGGGCTCTTATACAAAGGTCTGCGTAGTAGCCCGTTTGGTAACAACAAACAAGCCCATTCCTGAAATTGGGCTTTAACATTTGCCAGTTATATTAATGGGCCTTTGCTAAAGCTGACCCCAATCAACCCCAACTGGAATAAGAGTACGGAGACCTAAACCTCTAAATTATGGATCCGACTAGGATACATATAAGGGCTCGTTTACGCAACTGTAATCAAAATAAGAGGAATTGGATTAAGGAGGAACTGAAATGAAGAGGAATCATAATCGGATtcctgttgaagttgtttacttaaatgttcaAGAATCGGAATAGAAATGAAACTGAATTCAtagaagttgtttactaattaagTTGAATCGGAATAAAAATcgatatgattactaaaataccctttttgttttatttattctatatttatttttaaaaatatttaactacttatttttagttatttagttAAATTAAAGAGTTAAATGTCCACAATTGTATAAAAGCCAAAGAAATAACCCAGCCacattcttcttcctccctgcagaagaaaaaacccagaaacagaAAGCACTAAGCCGTCAAGACCAGACACACGAGCAATTTGGCCCTAGACCTTGAGGTCACAATCGTCAAAGCGATGTCGCAGGAGAAGGGCCCGGCGAGCGAGAAGCATGTCCGTGAGATATTGACGTTGACGTCATCGTCCCGAAGCTACATCCGTGCAAGCTTGTCAGCGGTGTTGAAGCGGTTGATCCTTCACCTCCTGAACGATGGCGATCCAATATTCGGGGATGAGATCTTGCATGCAACCAGTAGATCTCTTGAACCTATCGGCTTTCTAATTCCCTCACCCAACCTGAATTCAAGCTCGTGAGATTAATTTGTTGGGTTAAACGGCAGATTGATAAAAGGGCATAATAGGAAGTGAAAATGTATTCCCGATTCCCTTACCCTCCCGGAATTCAATTACCATATACATAGAGGGAGTCCAATTCCTCAAATCCCAGGAATTGAATTCCATTTTTTTGTGTGGGTCCCATTCATATTTTACTCCTTCCAATTTTAGTAAAAACATGTATAATCCGTAATTGGAATCAGATTCCTTATTTTCATTCCGATTACGGGTTGGTAAACACACCCTAAGTATTGAATGCACTCATCATCTTGACCATTAAATACATACAACGATTGAGAAAAAGTGTTTTGgaaaataaagaacaaagaGACCGCTTGCTACATGGTACAAACGATGTTGTTCGTCaactccttttccttcctctCTCTTACCTCATTTTCTCTCCTCCACATCACCTATTCTCATAAATGAGAAacctttttagccaaaatagtcttTGAGGTCTGCATAACTcttactttggtccctgagatttgaaatcaatagaagtagtccatgagtttgtccaccatcaatcattttggtcattcaatggaaaaatctccataaaataaggctaaaataacaaaaatactctcaattttgtcaaatcatctggcccattatttattaaattgatggtatttttgtcatttgggtccttatttaatataatttttttcaagaaaatacCAATATAATTAATGGTgaacaaactcagggaccacttccattgatttcaaatcttagggaccattttagctaaaaagtcAAACCAAAATGAATCAATTCCATCACTAGAAAGGACAAAACTCTACTCTTATGTCCAACGAGCTTGACATGTAGTGATGGAATGAAATCGTCCTACACTAAATGGTTGATgccatggtggtggtgatggtggtggtttgaGCCTATGAGCAAGGGACATGGTTGCGCGAAGAACATGACACATAATTGAGATACGACAATGACATCGTCCTACATTAAGACTATCTCATtcttgagttaaaacctaaaataaGTTTGAGttcaaacctaaaatttgagcaAATTTAATCTAGAATTTAGGCCAGGGTAAAAAGGCTAGCCGaccaaaatttatgttttaacaACTTTTGAAATTAAGTTATAAAATGCTTAGTATGTTGTAATCAAATTTGTGTTTTTTGGATAACTTTTTATTAAGAAAAGTAAGGTTTTCGATCCATAGGGAAGAAGACAATGTCTTAAGAGTTAAAAAAAACCTGCTAGAGAAGAGGGGGCTATTTCATATCAAGGTTTGGAATAGATGTGACTCAAAGGATATCTCAGAGAAGCAAAGTCATTCTATGAGCACCATTTTGTGAAGAAGTCCTTATATGTGGTTAGCAAAGTACTTATCTGGTGCTGATGCCTATGAATTTTGTTTCAAAAGCTACTACCCGCATTCCTAAGCCCGTTTTAGAGATCATTTCACTATACAGAAATAGAAAGACCTGACTTCCACAACTACAACTAAGACACGAACAACTATTTACATAGTGGGTTCTAAAATAAGCTGCTTCAACCATTCGCACAAACCTCTCGGACATCGTTCACTTTACTTGAAGCAATACAAAGCTTATTCTTTCCTAAATCTGAAAATAATGCTTGTGCTTTCGCAAGGATTGGCACAGAAATACAAAGTTCTTTCACATTTCCATTCTTTTAACGAGAAAGAAGAAACAAGATTGAAAGG is a window from the Pyrus communis chromosome 16, drPyrComm1.1, whole genome shotgun sequence genome containing:
- the LOC137720431 gene encoding exportin-2 is translated as MEWNPETLQHLSQCFLHTLSPSPEPRRRAEASLSEASLHPNYGLAVLRLVAEPTVDDQIRQAASVNFKNHLKARWAPNSSSDETPIPDAEKDQIKGLIVSLMLSATPKIQGQLSEALVLIGKHDFPKLWPALLPELISSLGAASLAGDYASINGILGTANSIFKKFRYQYKTNDLLLDLKYCLDNFAAPLLEIFMKTANLIESAANSGGSAVVLKPLFESQRLCCRIFYSLNFQELPEFFEDHMKEWMTEMKKYLTTSYPALESSANGLALVDGLRAAVCENINLYMEKNEEEFQVYLNDFALAVWQLLVNVSHVSSRDQLAVTAIKFLTTVSTSVHHNLFAAEGVIPQICQGIVIPNVRLREEDEELFEMNFIEFIRRDMEGSDLDTRRRIACELLKGIASNYKQQVTNLVSLQIQSLLSSFATNPVANWKDKDCAIYLVVSLAIKKAGGTSVSTDLVDVQNFFGTVIAPELQSQDVNGFPMLKAGALKFFTMFRNHIPKPMALQFFPDLIRFLHAESNVVHSYAASCIEKLLMVKDDGGRARYTSTDISPVLPQLMNNLFEALKVPESEENQYIMKCIMRVLGVADISFEIADPCIKGLTLLLNKACENPKNPIFNHYLFESVAVLVKHACGKNASLISLFETSLFPSLQKILGEDVTEFFPYAFQLLAQLVELNNPPISPSYMHIFEILLSPDLWKKASNVPALVRLLQAFLYKAPHELNQGGRLQQVLVIFNKLVSARSTDEQGFYVLNTIIDSLEYNVIAPYIGGIWSALFTVLQTRQTGKFIKSLLIFMSLFLVKHGSQNLADTMNAVQGNIFQVILVQFWISNLKLITGVIETKLTAVASTRLLCESPALLDAAAVEHWGKMLDSIMTLLSRPEQDRVEEDPEMPDIAENAGYSATFVRLHNAGKREDDPLKNIRDPKEFLVTSLAGFSKLSPNRYPQIISQYLDPANQAELGRLCEFYNCPIV